From Triticum aestivum cultivar Chinese Spring chromosome 7B, IWGSC CS RefSeq v2.1, whole genome shotgun sequence:
TGAAGAGTTCAATGGCTATATATTCTCATAATGGTGGTTACGTTTTTGGGTCAAGCGTATGTCATTTGGCAAATGCACCTTTTTTTTCTTTGTTCAGACAACATAGTACGTACTTTCTACCTTGTAATAGCCGTGTTCATTTTTTTTCATGTTAGACATGTACTAGACATGTTCATTGGTTTTGCCTTGCGTGATAGTGAACTTTCTATCTCTGTGCATGCCAACTAGTGAACTTTTGGCTGCAGTTCTGCAGAAATATTCCAATTTTCTCAAAAATTCAAAGATCTCGAGAAATCCTCGTGCATGTAGCAGATTGCTACTGTTTGGAGGCAGCGCCTGCTTGTCTGCTCCACGAAGATCCTTCAGGCCTAATAGTGAGATATGGAATGGCATATGAATAGGGATGCAAGCGGCGTCCCGCGTATCCCGCGGAACTAGCAAAATAGCTCATTTCTGGCTGAAAGATTAACACTAGACTAGAGATGGATTTGTACTATGCTGCAGCCCGCAAACCCGTCCGCTCTGCATCCCTACatatgaaataaaataaaatttcttGTATACAGAAACTTCTTAGAAGGAAAAGGAATTCGTAGTACACCAGAGGATTTATCTGATAGATCAATTCTGATTCATTACCTGCATTTTCTGTTGAATAGATGAGTGGTTTTGGTAGGGTGATAACATGTCTGACATGTATTTTACTCTAATACTGGACGGATCATAATGTTGCAACTATCAACTGGTACTTTAGCAAGCTCAATTTTGGTAGCGCAATGAGAATGAGGCGAGTTAGGTCAGTTTGTGGTTGCCCAACTGTGAAAATATGCAAAAGCGGGTCAGAGAGACACAAAAATAGCCTAAAGCAGGTGAGGCAAACAGGATTGTGATAATCCACCGCAATGCCAAGCACAGCCTTAAAAGAGTGTTTTGGCTCTTTGAGAACACTTTTCCTTTCATTACATGCCCTACACTGAGCTCTTTTTGGAAAGAAAAAAAGTTTCTTGAATCCTCAAAAGGTTCTAATGGAGTGGAGTTATACATGTACATATAGATGTGTAGCATTTATGCACAAATTTTATCAATATATCTTCTCAGGTATGGTGTACACAAAAAGGAGAAATGTGTAGATCAAAATAGAGTAACCTTTTGCTTTTTTGGAGCCACAAATATGTCTTATTTTTGTGTAGCCTATAAATTAAtgtactacctccgttccaaaatataagttgTTTTGGTAGGCTTAAACGTCTTATATTTTAGAACAGAGGTAATATTATTTAATAGATTTTTACAGTTATGTAGAACACATCCATATATATCCACTGGAAAGAGTTCTTTTGAAAACCTGTAAACTTTCTGCACTTGGTCTCTGATGTTTATTCCCTTATGGtgtcttttttataatttttgcaTCTGTCTTTCCTCATGTACTCTGTAATATTATGTTGGTTTGTTGGTGATAGGTTTAATTTTGTCTATTGGACACTTCAAGTTAGTTATTCACTTATTTGTTTGTCACTTGGCTGCTGTGATACTTTGTATATTTGATTAAATTTCTACACCTAACTTGTGGAGTTTGTTGAGTTCATTTGTGTTGCCTTTGCAGTTATTTATTTATCACTGTTACATTGTGTCAGCCATTTTTCAAGTCTTTATCCTCTAGTTGCACAACTGCAATTATATGTAGGTTAATTCGTTATATGTTTCCTCACATTTAGGTCACCGAAGAGCAACTGGCAGCACTATTTATCAACGTAGGGCAGGTacactttttgttttttgtttacatTTACTTTTTGAGAGCACTGAATAATATTATTTTTTTGTGAAGGTTGTGGACTGCCGCATGTGTGGAGATCCAAATTCAGTTCTTCGTTTTGCTTTCATAGAGTTTACTGATGAGGGTAAGTGGTTGAATGATAATTGAACATGCTTAGGTCAATTTGTCCATTGATTAATATACTGTACTATTGCAGAGGGTGCAAGGGCTGCTCTAAATCTGTCAGGAACTGTGCTTGGATATTATCCTGTGAGGGTTCTGCCATCAAAAACTGCAATTGCACCAGTCAATCCTACGTTCCTGCCCAGGGTAAGCTACAGTTTTGGAATCCACATATTTGTCTAAGTATCGCTGTTCATACTTGTCTATATGGATGTACACCTGATGTCTAAAAAGTGCCTCGTCTTTATCTTCAGTCTGATGATGAGCGTGAGATGTGTGCAAGGACCATCTACTGCacaaacatcgacaagaaggtttgCTAGCCTACCGTTGCACTCTGTATCTCTAAACTCTTTGCACCGATGTTTCTATTTTATTTGATGCACTTGGTGCAGGTCTCTCAGGCAGATGTGAAACTGTTCTTCGAGTCAATATGTGGAGAGGTTGGTGACTTGTCACTTCAAACTTCCTTTCGTTGTCATAATTTATACCATATATGCTGTGCTGCAATCAAAATGCAGTTCAAGGGACATGCTCATTCACTCATTGCAATATTTCCCTGACAGGTCTATCGGCTGAGGTTGCTTGGGGACTACCAGCATAATACTCGCATTGCCTTTGTGGAGTTTGTTATGGTTAGAATGACTTGCCCATTTCGTATTTTTTCCAAATCATGACAATATATTGCCTTTTTATTGTATTTCTAGTGTTACTCGTCATGTGTGAGAAGGTTGAATCCTATAATGCTAAGAGTGTTGCCCGCAAATTATATCATGAACATCCATAGCCTTGCGTATGTTTGCTTGAATCATGGTTTCCTGTATTGTTCACATAGTAGAAAACATGTACCACTACGACCAGATTTGATTTCTGGCTAGTTGTTGTTTCGAGTCACTTAGGGTTTCAGCCGCCAGAAGTTGGCATGAACTGGCCTTATGTCCATGTTAGCTTTAATCAGATGGATAAATAGTTAACCAGAGAACAGCTGGGAAATAGTCATGCTTAAATGAAAACTATGGTTTGATTGGCGTACATTAGATTTCTGTAAGGAGTGTTTACATGTGGCTGTTCTCCTTTTgtctaatgtactccctccgttccaaattagttgtcgctgatttagtacaaaatcGTACTCCCAccaatccatattacttgtcttagatttgtctagatacggatgatgtgtgtagacacgttttagtgttagatacatgcgtatctagacaaatctaagacaagtagtaatatggattggagggagtattaAATCAGTGGCAACTaatttggaaaggagggagtattatattagTCTTTCCTGAACATTACTTGCTTTATTAAACTCACAACTTTCGTTGGTTGGTACTCTATTATGTTATGAGTTATGATCTGATGTCCTGATGTGTAGCATTGCATGTCACTTTAGGTGGATGTCTGAAGATCATTTCTTTGAACCTGAAGTGGTCCCAAGTACTCTCTCTATTGAGAAGTTATTAGTTAGCAAGATCTACTGTTGCTTGTTGTCCTTGTGCTTAGCGCATTAACTTGATCTTAGTCAGCATTGTTTGTTGTTCGGGATAATCTCTAATTGCTATACATGTGCTGTATAAATGGCTCTGTTAGTTACATTTTCTTGGATTTTGGGGCCTTTCGGTGCAGGGTATTTTGGGAAATGAAGTTCATGTGTGTATGCAACTTCTTTCCTGTTGTAACAGCAATGTCCTTGGCTAGTCCTTTGTGGCATAGTAGTGGTGGTGGTATTTTTCATTTCACAACTAAGTTCAGCCTGGAGGTTCATTCATTTCTTAATTTTCAGGCTGAAAGTGCTACAGCTGCTCTCAACTGCAGTGGTGTTATACTGGGTTCCCTGCCAATAAGGTAAAAAGCACGGTCTGGATTCAACTTTGTTGACCCAACTGTAAATAAAAGCCTATTTAGTTTTGGAAATAACGTGCTGCCTTGCTGATATTTCAGGGTGAGTCCATCTAAGACTCCCGTTCGTCCCCGTGCTCCTCGGCCAATGATG
This genomic window contains:
- the LOC123155666 gene encoding polyadenylate-binding protein-interacting protein 12 isoform X3; this translates as MAVVETSADHVAPAASDHGAAPYHASSEGGDAGEREMRDLEELLSKLNPMAEEFVPPSLAAHPMPPPPYAGYYPNGPPAAGFAPVASPGHRGVVGFPAADGRGRKKFGGYGGGYPHGGKRRVNSRTSQAQRDEVIRRTVYVSDIDHQVTEEQLAALFINVGQVVDCRMCGDPNSVLRFAFIEFTDEEGARAALNLSGTVLGYYPVRVLPSKTAIAPVNPTFLPRSDDEREMCARTIYCTNIDKKADVKLFFESICGEVYRLRLLGDYQHNTRIAFVEFVMAESATAALNCSGVILGSLPIRVSPSKTPVRPRAPRPMMN
- the LOC123155666 gene encoding polyadenylate-binding protein-interacting protein 12 isoform X1; translated protein: MAVVETSADHVAPAASDHGAAPYHASSEGGDAGEREMRDLEELLSKLNPMAEEFVPPSLAAHPMPPPPYAGYYPNGPPAAGFAPVASPGHRGVVGFPAADGRGRKKFGGYGGGYPHGGKRRVNSRTSQAQRDEVIRRTVYVSDIDHQVTEEQLAALFINVGQVVDCRMCGDPNSVLRFAFIEFTDEEGARAALNLSGTVLGYYPVRVLPSKTAIAPVNPTFLPRSDDEREMCARTIYCTNIDKKVSQADVKLFFESICGEVYRLRLLGDYQHNTRIAFVEFVMAESATAALNCSGVILGSLPIRVSPSKTPVRPRAPRPMMN
- the LOC123155666 gene encoding polyadenylate-binding protein-interacting protein 12 isoform X2, producing the protein MAVVETSADHVAPAASDHGAAPYHASSEGGDAGEREMRDLEELLSKLNPMAEEFVPPSLAAHPMPPPPYAGYYPNGPPAAGFAPVASPGHRGVVGFPAADGRGRKKFGGYGGGYPHGGKRRVNSRTSQAQRDEVIRRTVYVSDIDHQVTEEQLAALFINVVDCRMCGDPNSVLRFAFIEFTDEEGARAALNLSGTVLGYYPVRVLPSKTAIAPVNPTFLPRSDDEREMCARTIYCTNIDKKVSQADVKLFFESICGEVYRLRLLGDYQHNTRIAFVEFVMAESATAALNCSGVILGSLPIRVSPSKTPVRPRAPRPMMN